In Cyprinus carpio isolate SPL01 chromosome B16, ASM1834038v1, whole genome shotgun sequence, the following are encoded in one genomic region:
- the LOC109070562 gene encoding focal adhesion kinase 1-like isoform X10, whose protein sequence is MEMRRQVPVSWDSGGSDEAPPKPSRPGYPSPRSSEGFYPSPQHMGQHNHYQMAGHSGPHGLLPVPGGMYPPQAAGTGLDPHDSWNHRRAAQDHMWNPSMEDGVAVRGGLSQLMEEQLLLQQQQMEDDQRWLEQEERLLKPDGRSSRGSIDRDDGSLQGPTGNQHIYQPIGKAEHTAPPKKPPRPGAPSHPAGVSCLNPTDSYNEGVKPWRIQPQEINPPPTANLDRSNDKVYENVTGLVKAVIEMSSKIQPAPPEEYVPMVKEVGLALRTLLATVDETIPLLPAHTHREIEMAQKLLNSDLAELINKMKLAQQYVMTSLQQDYKKQMLTAAHALAVDAKNLLDVIDQARLKMLGQARPH, encoded by the exons ATGGAGATGAGGAGACAGGTCCCCGTATCCTGGGACTCAGGAGGCTCAGACGAAGCACCACCCAAA CCCAGTCGACCTGGTTATCCAAGTCCCCGTTCCAGTGAAGGGTTCTACCCCAGTCCTCAGCACATGGGCCAGCACAATCATTACCAG ATGGCAGGGCACTCTGGCCCACACGGCTTGCTTCCTGTGCCAGGTGGAATGTACCCTCCCCAGGCTGCAGGGACTGGGCTTGATCCCCATGACAGCTGGAACCATCGCAGGGCTGCTCAGGATCACATGTGGAATCCCAGCATGGAG GATGGTGTGGCTGTGCGCGGTGGTCTGTCTCAGCTGATGGAGGAGCAGTTATtactgcagcagcagcagatggAGGACGATCAGCGCTGGTTGGAGCAGGAGGAGAGACTACTG aagCCTGATGGGAGAAGTTCCAGAGGCAGCATTGACCGTGATGATGGAAGCCTCCAGGGACCA acTGGAAATCAACACATCTACCAACCTATAGGGAAAGCAG AACACACAGCTCCTCCTAAAAAGCCTCCTCGGCCCGGAGCTCCCAGCCACCCAGCGGGAGTCTCCTGCCTCAACCCTACAGACAGCTACAATGAAGGCGTGAAG CCCTGGAGG aTTCAGCCTCAGGAGATCAACCCGCCCCCAACAGCTAACTTAGATCGCTCCAACGACAAGGTCTATGAAAATGTGACCGGGCTGGTAAAGGCTGTGATTGAGATGTCCAGTAAAATCCAGCCAGCTCCACCTGAAGAATACGTGCCCATGGTGAAG GAAGTGGGATTAGCACTGAGAACACTGCTGGCCACTGTGGATGAGACTATACCTTTACTAccagctcacacacacagagag ATCGAAATGGCTCAAAAGCTTCTAAATTCAGACCTGGCTGAGCTGATCAATAAGATGAAGTTGGCCCAGCAGTACGTCATGACCAGCCTGCAGCAGGACTATAAGAAACAGATGCTAACAGCTGCACACGCACTCGCAGTAGATGCCAAGAACCTGCTGGATGTGATTGACCAGGCCAGGCTGAAGATGTTGGGCCAGGCACGACCGCATTAG